A DNA window from Brassica napus cultivar Da-Ae chromosome C1, Da-Ae, whole genome shotgun sequence contains the following coding sequences:
- the LOC125580214 gene encoding uncharacterized protein LOC125580214 has protein sequence MANIEKLQFPALKVTGENYVRWVTNVKPYLVIKKITEAIEVGNKSPPEHIAEAIIFLKKHLDENLTHDYGDVEDPAVLWQALKDRFDNQKEINLPHALEEWKTLRFQDFQRVRDYNSTILRIVAQLKYCGNPVTEAEMLDKTYNTFHKEHNVLSRIYRKCGYTKFSELMVTLMLAEKNDELLIKNHNSRPTGAKAFPEVNATAVEYSGRRNQTNRGRGRRFNNKRGKPYYPKSIRSNKWVRSEQPPKGKETEEDTTKKSETVCYRCGCKGHWSRTCRTPPHLCKLYQESIKGKAKEVNLTENVEGTSYLESSDFANELD, from the coding sequence atggcaaacatcgagaaactccagttcccggctctgaaagtaaccggcgaaaattatgtcagatgggtcacaaatgtgaaaccttatcttgtaataaaaaagataaccgaagcgatagaagtcggtaacaaatcgccacccgagcatatagccgaagcgattatcttcctgaagaagcatttagatgagaatctaactcacgactatggagacgttgaggacccagccgtactatggcaagccttgaaagataggttcgataatcaaaaggaaatcaatctccctcacgctcttgaagagtggaaaaccctgaggtttcaggatttccaaagggttagagattacaattccactatcttgaggatagttgcacaattaaaatattgtggtaaccctgtcaccgaagcagaaatgcttgacaagacatataatactttccacaaagaacacaacgtcttatcccgaatttacagaaaatgtgggtacaccaaattttctgaattgatggtaacactcatgttggctgaaaagaacgatgagttactaatcaaaaaccataattcccgacctacgggagccaaggcatttcccgaagtgaatgctacggcggtagaatattcgggaaggagaaaccagaccaaccgaggtcgtggtcggcgtttcaacaacaaacgtggaaagccttactatcctaaaagtattagatctaacaaatgggttagatctgaacaacctcctaaaggcaaagaaaccgaagaggataccacaaagaaaagtgagactgtatgttacagatgtggatgtaagggacattggtcccgtacctgtcgtactcccccacatttgtgcaagttatatcaagagtccataaaaggaaaggctaaagaggtgaacctcacagaaaatgttgaagggacttcataccttgaatcctccgacttcgctaatgagctggactag